The DNA window AGGGGAAGGGTTCTTCTTTCCAGAAAGTTCGGAAGGTATCTGGGAGTTGCTCTTCGAACACCGCTTGTTGGTCAGGTTGCAGGCACGTCTGTTCTATTTCGACGACCTTGATTCCGGCCGCCTCCAACCGATCATAGCGCTTTTGGCGAGCGGAATTTCGGTGGGGGGAGCTGATCAGGTAGAGCGCGATACCGCCGTCTGTGCCCCAAAAGGCGAAGTCAGCGGCGATGAGGTCATCAGGAACATACGCGGCACCACCAACATTAAAGTGCGCTTGGGGTAAGGGGCGATAAGCTGAGAACATCCAGTCGCGATATTGGTAGAGGCTGCCGAACGGTTTGATTAATTCGCTAAGCTGGGCCTTGTTTTCTTCCACATGGGCGGCGATAAACTGGACGTAACGATCAAGAAACAGTTTTTGGAACTTGCCCCACAGATCACAGTGAATTTTCATATGGTTCAGCACGAATTCTAACTGATCCGCCGGGTCGGCCAATTCGCGATGGTTAGGCGGTTCCATGAATTCGTATTGGGCGCTGTTCAGGCGTAGGGGCTGGCGTTCAGAAATCCCCACGAGGACATGCGGGGCCATGCACTGAAAGCTTCCGTCGTCTTCGACTTTCAGGCGGCGGTCTGACCATTTACTCGTTCCAAAGGGGATCAGCAGGGTGTCGTCGTCGAGGGTCGGCATATTGATGGGTCCTGTTATTGGGCGTGAAACGACTATAGAAAAACCGGGCGGCAACGCCAGGAAATTAACACCAAGAATTTAATGTTGAAGGAGAAATCTAAGATGACAAAAATAGTTGGGGTCGTCGGCCTCGGGATTATGGGTGGCGCGATGGCTGCGAACCTGCTCAAGGAAGGGTTCGAAGTCTTTGGCTTCGATCTGGACGCGGACAAGAACGCCGCCGTCGCCGATGCCGGCGGCACGATCCTGGGCTCGCCCAAGGAAGTCGCTGAAAAAGCCGGACGGGTTATTATTTCCCTGCCCAGCATGGCGGCGCTGGATGCGGTTTGCACAGGGCCTGATGGCTTGATTGCGGCGGGACGCACGGACTTGATCGCAATCGAAACCGGCACCTTTCCTATCGAAGATAAGGAGCGCAATCATAAAGCCCTCGGTGATGCAGGCATGATCCTGCTTGATTGTCCGTTAAGCGGTACCGGTGCCCAAGCACGCAATAAAGACCTGTCGATTTACGCCAGCGGCGACAAAGGTGCTGCCGATAAATGTCAGGATATTTTCGACGGATTCGGACGATCGACCTTCTACGTCGGGGAATTCGGCAATGGCAGCAAAATGAAGTACGTCGCCAATCTGCTGGTCTCCATTCACAACGTCTCCTCGGCAGAAGCCTTTTTGCTGGGCATGAAGTCAGGGCTGGATGCTCAGATGATCTACGACGTTATCAAAGATGGCGCCGGAAATTCCCGCATGTTTGAGGTTCGGGGACCGATGATGGTTGCGAACAACTACGACGATGCCACCATGACCATGCAGACCTGGAAAAAGGACATGAGCGTAATCCTGTCGCATGCGAATGCGGTCGATTGCCCGACACCTTTGTTAAATGCGTGTGATCCGATCTATGTCGCGGCCCGCGCCCAGGGACGCCATGACCAAGATACCGCAGGCGTGCTTGCCGTACTTGAAGAATTGGCCGATTTCAAACGATCAGAATAGCCTCATCCGCCGCGCATTATGGTCGGGTCATATTTTTGGGAAATTTCAGGGTGACGGTCGTACCCTGGTGCTCTTTGCTGGTTATTTCCATATTTCCACCGAGTTCGAGCATCAGTTGGTAAACGATGGGAAGACCCAGCCCTGTTCCCTTTTCACCATGGGGCGATGGTGTCGTCTCATAGGGCTTT is part of the Rhodospirillaceae bacterium genome and encodes:
- a CDS encoding NAD(P)-dependent oxidoreductase, whose translation is MTKIVGVVGLGIMGGAMAANLLKEGFEVFGFDLDADKNAAVADAGGTILGSPKEVAEKAGRVIISLPSMAALDAVCTGPDGLIAAGRTDLIAIETGTFPIEDKERNHKALGDAGMILLDCPLSGTGAQARNKDLSIYASGDKGAADKCQDIFDGFGRSTFYVGEFGNGSKMKYVANLLVSIHNVSSAEAFLLGMKSGLDAQMIYDVIKDGAGNSRMFEVRGPMMVANNYDDATMTMQTWKKDMSVILSHANAVDCPTPLLNACDPIYVAARAQGRHDQDTAGVLAVLEELADFKRSE